ATTTTCTCGCAGCTGGTGACGCTGTACCTCACACCGGTGTACTACACGTACTTGGAGAGCTTCGTCGATCTGCTCCACCGCCTCACACATCGGCCCCCCCGCACCGCGCCGCACGCGGTACCGGCATCGGCGAAACGTGCGGCCCAGTAGCGGCCGCGGGGCGCAGGAGAAGCGGCCTCCGGGGTGTGAGACAAATTTGTGGGTCTTTTCGTTCGGGTCTACCCGCTCACCCTGAGAGATCCGACCGGCGGGGCGCCGGCTTGGAGCGCCCATGAACCGGCGCATTTCGTCATTCCCGCAATCTTCAGGCGGGAATCCATTCCGCATGCACTGGATGCCCGCCTGAAAATTGCGGGCATGACGGATTGGAACAATCGCTTTACCAGCGCTTCACTGGGTTCCCATCTGGATGACGAATCCACCCGTCACAATCAAGGCCCCACCCACAATCAGGCTCAGTGACGGCCGTTCGGCGAAGAAGACGAAGCTGAGCAGCTGGCTGACAAGGAAGAACACGGCAATGTAGAGGCCCATCAGCCGGCCGAAGTTGATGGAACGATTCAGATTCACCACGAGTCCGTAGGCCACCAGCGTGATGGCCCCAAGCGCCAGCCATAACCACGCCGATTGAACGAGACCGCGCCGAACCGCAGCGTCGCCGCCGATCTCCAGCGCGGCAGCGATCATCAACATGCCAATGGTGCTCTTCATGTCAGCCTTATCGTCACTTTGTACCACGCCGACGAACCGAAGTCTCCGATGTTTGCCGAGTCGGTGGAACGATCTCAAGATCCGACACAGCTAAAACAGGGCATCGCAACACACCCTGCCTGCAAATGCTGTCTAGTCTGCATTTCAGCGTTCTAGCGCCCTGAAGCATCATGCCGGTCAATTGACGACCGCCTACCAGCCCCCGGATGATTACTGAGCGTCCGAATTCAGATAGTGGCTGGTCACCATCTACGTGTGAGATCCCGGCGTTTGTTCTTCGTACCGTTTCCGCTTCCGCCAGAGCGTCGACGACTCGATGCCAAGAATCTTTGCGGCCTCTTCCAGGGTTGGCGCTCGCGCGATGACCC
This window of the Candidatus Binatia bacterium genome carries:
- a CDS encoding efflux RND transporter permease subunit → IYEGCVIRFRPIMMTTMAALFGALPIALGVGAGAESRRPLGVAVVGGLIFSQLVTLYLTPVYYTYLESFVDLLHRLTHRPPRTAPHAVPASAKRAAQ